The segment CGCCGACGTCCTCACCGACGTAAAAACTCCCAAGGACTATCCTGTGCTCATCCGCGGCGAGGCCCAAAACAAAGGTGAGGTTGTTCCGCGCCGCTTCCTCGAAATCCTCTCGCCAGAGCCCGCCAATCGCCCCGCCTACAAAACCGGCAGTGGCCGCCTCGATCTTGCCCGCGACATCGCCAGCCCCACCAACCCGCTCACGGCCCGCGTTCTGGTCAATCGCCTTTGGCAGCAACACTTCGGCCAAGGATTCGTGCCCACCCCCGACGACCTCGGCAACCAATCCGCGCCCCCCAGCCACCCCGCCCTGCTCGATTACCTCGCCAGCCGTTTTGTTCAAGACGGCTGGTCTATTAAGGGCCTGCACCGCCGCATTGTCCTCAGCGCCACCTATCAGCAGGGCGACTCCGGCAACCTCTCGTTCGCCGAAAAAGACCCCTACAACCGCCTGCTCTGGCGCAGCAACCTGCGGCGCCTCGACCTTGAGCAAATGCACGACGCCATCCTCGCCATCTCCGGCCGCCTCGACCCGGCAATCGGCGGCAAGTCCGTGCGCCTCAGCAGCGAAGGCTTCGCGACCCGTCGGGCACTTTATACTTTTATAGACCGGCGTAACCCGCCCGAATTTTTCACCCAGTTCGACTTCCCCAACCCCGATGTCCCTAGCGGTAAGCGCTACGAAACCACCGTGCCCCAGCAGGCCCTGTTCTTTATGAACAACCCGCTCGTCATCGAGACCGCCCGCAAGCTCACCCAGCGCCCCGCCTTCACCCAGCTCACACGTACAAACGAACGCGTCATTTTTCTTTATAACGCCATTCTGCAACGCCTCCCGTCGCAAAATGAAATCAAGCTCGCCACCACGTATGTAAACACCACCTACGAGCTGCCCGCCAACTCGATCAACAAGTCCTCAGCACCTAAACCCGCGCAGCCCTTCCGCACCCAGCAAAACAATGGCCCCGGCCAGCGCTTTATTGATTTAGGTCCGGTTGGAGGAGCCCGCAACGAAGGCCCGCTCGACGCCTGGGCCCGCCTCGCCCACGCCCTATTCCAGGCCGACGAAGCGATCTACTACCATTGAGCGGACCGCGCCGCAGATGCCACGGAGGTCATCCCTCCGACTCGTTCTCGTTCTCTTACTCCTACTCGTTCTCCCGCCTCCGCCTCTGGATGCCGGCGAGGACGGCAAGCGCCCCTCTGCCCCGGCGCTCCACCGGCCTCCGCCCCCTCGCGCCCCACCCGCCTTACAGTGTTTTAACCGCCAGCCATCACCGGCCGGAAACCCGCCTCGGTGAGAATCCGCGCCACCTCATCGCGTTTGTCGCCCTGCACCTCGATTTGGCCGTCCTTAACCGTGCCGCCGCAGCCGCACGCCTTCTGCATTTTTTTGGCGAGCTGCTCCTTCTCCGGCAAACCGATGCCCACAAACGCCCGCGCCACCGTGACGGTCTTGCCGCCCCGTCCAGCGGTCATGCGCAACACCTCGACGCGCCCTCGATTTTTCGCCGGCTTCGTCTCGCCCGCTTTAGGCGTTTCGCTATCGGCAGCCTGCGCCGACACAGGAGCCGCCGCGCCCACCGGCCGACTCGGCAGTGCCAAGCCGCCCAAGGCGCCGAAGGGGTTTTGCCCCAAGTTCTGCCCGCCATCCGTCGCGATTTTGTCTTTGCTCATAATGGTTAAACCCGAAGCCCGTAAGCCCTCACTTGAATGATATCCCAATGGAGTTAGCGGAAAAATTTCAAGCGATAGCCGCACAACGGTTCATTTAAAATCGCGGGTGAGTGCAGGCCGCATCAGTTGAGCCCCTGGCGACGGGGTCCAGCATTTTATAACCACAAAAATCGGGTTCTGACCCGAACGCCGTACCGAGATAAATTTACCGGCACGTTCTCTCTCCACCTAGCGCCGGAATCGTCACCGTGCCCGTTTTGTCCCGTGGGTTAGCGCGTTAAAACCTGTTACTAGTGTAGTGTGCGAGAAATAGCGTAACTAAATTAACGGCCGAGCGTCTGTAGCTGAATGAGAAAAGCAGCCCCAGTTAATTTGAAGGAGGAGCAGAAGGCCGAATTGAGCGCATGGGCGAAACGAGGCGGCACACCGCAGAAGCATGCCCAGCGGTGCCGGATCGTGCTGCTTGC is part of the Opitutus sp. genome and harbors:
- a CDS encoding translation initiation factor; protein product: MSKDKIATDGGQNLGQNPFGALGGLALPSRPVGAAAPVSAQAADSETPKAGETKPAKNRGRVEVLRMTAGRGGKTVTVARAFVGIGLPEKEQLAKKMQKACGCGGTVKDGQIEVQGDKRDEVARILTEAGFRPVMAGG